In the Heptranchias perlo isolate sHepPer1 unplaced genomic scaffold, sHepPer1.hap1 HAP1_SCAFFOLD_60, whole genome shotgun sequence genome, one interval contains:
- the LOC137316807 gene encoding histone H2A-like: MSGRGKTGGKARAKAKSRSSRAGLQFPVGRVHRLLRKGNYAERVGAGAPVYLAAVLEYLTAEILELAGNAARDNKKTRIIPRHLQLAIRNDEELNKLLGRVTIAQGGVLPNIQAVLLPKKTSTVSSKSK, translated from the coding sequence atgtctggaagaggaaaaaccggcggtaaagctcgggccaaggccaagtctcgctcatcccgggccggactgcagttccctgtgggccgtgttcacaggctcctgcgaaaggggaactacgctgaacgtgtgggtgccggagccccggtctatctggctgctgtgctcgagtatctgacggctgaaatcctcgagctggccggcaacgcggcccgggacaacaagaagacccgcatcatccccagacacctgcagctggccatccgcaacgacgaggagctcaacaagctgctgggacgggtgaccatcgctcagggcggggtgctgcctaatatccaggccgtgctgctgccgaagaaaaccagcactgtgagctccaagagcaagtaa